The genomic segment ATTCCCAGAATAATCATATTAATGATCCATTATTATCTATTTAAGAAAGGAGGAAACTCAGACTTTTAGAGGTTTAGGAGTTTGCTCAAAAACTTCCTGTACCCTGGGCACCACAGACCCATTTTGACTCAGCAGAGAACAACTCAGAGCCAACTCCAAGCAGGAGGGACATAGAGATAGTGGAATGTGGGCCAAGAGTGATCTTGCGGAGCTGCAGGGAGGAGGTGTCCCTTCCCAGTGGTCAGCAACAACCAGACAAAGAGGAAATCAGCGTGGGAAACATTTGCTGCACACCCTCACACATTTATGTCAGCCGGAGCCAGagtctcttccctctccctcagaagggtgccccccaccccctgcatttTGTCTGTAATTAGGTTCGGAGAGGAAACACAGACAGAGTCCGGCTCAAGGCCAGGAAACAAACTGCTAGGAGCTCGCCTCTGCAGCAACCAAACCAGTGTAgtttggtttcctgccttgtctgTGGGCCAGGCTTTGGCAGAATGGCCTCATCAGAGGTCAGGAAGCTGGTCTGGTTACATCTTCATGTTACCGTGTGACTTTGAGTAGATCACTAACagatctgggcctcagttcccccgtgtgggaggggaaaaaaataaaaagcaacaccTTCCTCCCAAACCTACTGTGGGATTCATTAGGAGAGCGCATACGTGAATACACCTAGTTCCTAGGCAAGAGAGCCCATGACCTCCTGTGCCCATCCTCTTCTTGTCTGTCCCTTTGCCCTTATCCCTAGTCTCTGCTCATTGCCACTGCAAGGAGCAGGGCTCTGCACCCAGGTGGAGTGGGGAGCAggagtctggggggtggggggcaacagGGGACCTGCAACCAATACCCTCAATAGATTCAAAGTTCCTCTTCAATCTTGAGCTCTGTGCAGAActccctggggcaggggccagcCTGTCAGAGCCCTTGGTGGCCGCATGTGAATTACATGTTAGCCCAAGGCCAGgagtcctcttctctctctctctctctctctctcattctttctaacatttgtttgtttgcttcatataaaatatctttgtaagtcgcatcatttttttaaagtgctaacATTCACTAAATAGATGCTGGAGTCCTGCATGTGTTTATGTATCAGTTATGCAACTAGAGCGCTAGTGCTCACAGGTGGTAGGATTGAGGATTTAGAGGTGATCGGTGGTCCAGGCTCCTGTGCTCCACCCACCGCACCCTCCCATTGACCCATTTTTTGCCACCAGCCCCACTTTCCCCGCCTTTGCGAGGAACACTCCCTGCACTTTCTTACTGGTACTGAAACTCcacctgttttcttctctcctccagcACCCATAAAACCTCCCAGGGTGGAAACACGTCACTGACTTACGAGGCAGGACTAAGCGTGAGGTTTCTGACCACTCCTAGGGGCAGTGAGGTTTGGAGTTCTTGCTCAGACCTCTAAGTGCTCCTGAGCTTGACACTCACCTTCAGCGTGGCTTTCCCTGGAGCAGGGGGCAAAGTCCGGGTCCTGCAAAGAAGAGGCAGTGCAGAGAGAAAGGCCGGTGGGAAGCCTGTTATTTGACCACAGCTTCCTCCTGGCCATCCCAGCTCCTCCCCCAAGGCAGAAGGGAAGACCCAGGATCTATGTGCCAAGCAGGGCTGTTGCCTCCACATCCAGACTCACGCTTGTCCCTGGAGGTCCCCGCTTCCCTCTGCCCGTGGCCAACCCTCCCCAAGTCTCCCACTCCCCAGGCTGGCCTTGGCCTTTCCCATTTTGTTCATCTTAGAAGGCTGGAAGAGCTGAGCAGAGTCAGACCAGCTCCCGGTTCCCTTTCCCCTGTGTCCCCTATGTCCCCTGCTGCCAGCACACAGGGAAAGGACTGGATGGTCTGGAAAGCCTCGCTcctgccactgctgctgctgccactgctgaTCCCAGGTAAGGAGGAAGGGAATAGCATGGGGTGGAAAGGAGAGTGTGCTATAGGGACTATGGGACAGTGGGACATGGAGCAAATGCTCTATGACTGCTGGTGGAGCTGGTCCTGGTGTGGCCCTGACTTGCAGCCCTCTCTTCAGGTTCATGGGCACTACCAGAGGCTCAGCATCTTCATCGAGTGGCAGGGCAGACACTTTCAGTGACATGCCGGTACACCCCCAAAGGCTGGCCCTACCAAAGGAAGGGCTGGTGTAAGGAGGTGTCGCCGTTCAAGTGCACCAGGTTAGTCAGCAGCTCCAGTCCCCACAAGCTGGTTCAAGCCTCTCGATTCTCAATCTGGGGACAACCCTAGCACCGGCCTCTTCATCGTCACCATGATTGGTCTGAAGGAGGAAGACTCGGGATACTACTGGTGTAGAATCTACCATGCTTCCAGCAACTCTGTCTCTAAGTCTGTAAGATTCTATCTGGCAGTGTCTCCAGGTAAGCCCTTTCCCATGGGGTCCCCTAGCTCCCTCCCAAGTTTCCTAGTCATAGAAGCCAGGCCACCCTTCCCCCATCCAGTCCTCCTGGGAAGGCTGTTGGAAacaggtgcacacacatgcacccaccGCATTCACAGTCCATCTTGATGATTTACAAGCTTCCTAAAGGTGCTCAAACAGATCATTTGAGCATGCTGACCAGCCTGAGCTCCTATGACCTGGCCACAGGGGAGTCCAAGACTTCCCAGCATTTTTAGAGAAGGCACCTGTACCTGGAAcgtagtaggtactcagtaaatgtctgGCCACTGGCCACAAACCACCCCCCACTATGTTGATAGAATATTGGTCTGTCCATTCTTCCTGACCTGGATCAGTCATCAGCAGACTAGTCTGAGAGCCAAGGATGGTTTTTAGATGGtggggaaaaagtaaaagaaacatagTATTTTGTGACATGAGAATTATAGGAAATTCAAATTCCGGTGTCcataaatgaaagtttttttggGAACAgagccatgctcatttgtttaccTATTATCTAAGACTGTTTTCATGCTACAGGAGCAAAGTTGAATAGTTCTGACAGAAGCCATATGGCCCACAAGCCTGAAGTAAtcactctctggccctttacaaaCAAGTGTGCCAACCTGAGTCTGAATCAGATCTTCTCAGAGTATCTGTGCTTACagtggactgaatgtttatgtctcCCACAAAATCAAgtttgaaatcctaacccccaaagtgatggtatttggaggtggggccacagggaggtgatgaggtcatgagggtggggcccctATGAGAGGAATTAGTGCCCTTCCAAAAGGGATCTCCAGTgagctccctcctcctctttccatcATGCAGAAAGACAACCTAGGTAGAGAATTCACCAGAACCCCACAGTACCctaatctcagacttctagcttcca from the Canis lupus dingo isolate Sandy chromosome 12, ASM325472v2, whole genome shotgun sequence genome contains:
- the NCR2 gene encoding LOW QUALITY PROTEIN: natural cytotoxicity triggering receptor 2 (The sequence of the model RefSeq protein was modified relative to this genomic sequence to represent the inferred CDS: deleted 1 base in 1 codon) codes for the protein MCQAGLLPPHPDSRLSLEVPASLCPWPTLPKSPTPQAGLGLSHFVHLRRLEELSRVRPAPGSLSPVSPMSPAASTQGKDWMVWKASLLPLLLLPLLIPGSWALPEAQHLHRVAGQTLSVTCRYTPKGWPYQRKGWCKEVSPFKCTRLVSSSSPHKLVQASRFSIWDNPSTGLFIVTMIGLKEEDSGYYWCRIYHASSNSVSKSVRFYLAVSPAPTSMQATQASSELVSSQTQSSFPTTASSTTITPSQPQNSTLHSAAPSTLVPVLCAFLVAKSLVLSALLV